From a single Oreochromis niloticus isolate F11D_XX linkage group LG3, O_niloticus_UMD_NMBU, whole genome shotgun sequence genomic region:
- the LOC109201445 gene encoding stonustoxin subunit beta-like, giving the protein MKPGLRKYSCQLTIDTNTVHTNLKLSDSNRKVTWIMEIQSYPDHPDRFDICPQLLCENDLTGRCYWEVEWRGDVYVSVSYRSIRRKGGGDCVFGWNDQSWSLYCTDDGPYSICYNNRKTCLSSSSSSSVSNRVAVYVDYPAGTLSFYRVSSDTLIHLHTFNTTFTETLYPGLGFWPGSSVTLC; this is encoded by the exons atgaaaccaggtctgaggaagt attcctgtcaactcacaatcgacacaaacacagtacacacaaacctcaaactgtctgacagcaacaggaaggtgacatgGATTATGGAgattcagtcatatcctgatcatccagacagatttgatatttgtcctcagctgctgtgtgaaaatgatctgactggtcgctgttactgggaggtcgagtggagaggagacgTTTAtgtatcagtgagttacagaagcatcagaaggaaaggaggtgGTGACTGTGTTTTTGGAtggaatgatcagtcctggagtctgtacTGCACTGATGATGGTCCTTATTCTATCTGTTAcaataacagaaaaacatgcctctcctcctcctcctcctcctctgtctctaacagagtagcagttTATGTGGACtatcctgctggcactctgtccttctacagagtctcctctgacactctgatccacctccacaccttcaacaccacatttactgaaactctttatcctggattGGGATTTTGGCCTGGTTCATCAGTGACTCTGTGCTGA